From Lentimicrobiaceae bacterium, a single genomic window includes:
- a CDS encoding FprA family A-type flavoprotein yields the protein MKDKQILDVTNDVKWIGVLDYDIVTFDVVMETKYGTTYNSYFIDAEKPAIIETTKEKFWDTYRNKIERVCNPSDIEYIILDHTEPDHSGNLHNLLKIAPNATVIGSGNALRYLKDMLGYEFKSKQVKDGDTLSLGNKTLKFIGAPNLHWPDSIYTYLTEDKVLFTCDSFGAHYCSELMFDDLVGDYADAFKYYFDVILKPYSKFMVKAIEKIRPLDIEQICTGHGPILRSTWQNAVNTSEELARQALQLPDKRRVFIGYVSAYHNTAQLAESIAEGIRSAGEIDVRLHDIETMPLGEIDEELSKAAGFILGTPTINQNILLQIYQVFALINPLRDKGKLAGAFGSYGWSGEGLKLMESNLTTLKLKLAGESLFIKFTPHSNELEKARAYGNNFGKLLLEQELIVDSEC from the coding sequence ATGAAAGACAAACAAATTCTTGATGTGACTAATGATGTAAAATGGATAGGTGTGCTTGATTACGACATCGTAACTTTTGATGTAGTAATGGAGACCAAATATGGCACAACCTACAACTCCTATTTTATCGATGCAGAAAAACCTGCCATTATCGAAACCACCAAGGAAAAATTCTGGGACACATACCGCAATAAGATTGAACGCGTATGTAATCCCTCCGATATTGAATATATTATTCTTGATCACACTGAACCGGATCATTCGGGAAACCTTCACAATCTGCTTAAAATTGCCCCAAATGCAACTGTAATTGGGAGTGGGAATGCACTGAGGTACCTGAAAGATATGCTTGGTTATGAATTTAAGAGCAAGCAGGTAAAAGACGGAGATACCCTTTCGCTGGGCAATAAAACATTGAAATTTATCGGAGCGCCCAATCTGCACTGGCCTGATTCAATTTACACCTATCTGACAGAAGACAAAGTATTGTTTACCTGCGATTCCTTTGGTGCTCATTACTGCAGCGAGCTGATGTTTGACGACCTGGTGGGTGATTACGCTGATGCTTTTAAGTATTACTTTGATGTAATTCTTAAACCTTACAGCAAATTTATGGTTAAGGCCATTGAAAAAATCCGACCGCTGGATATTGAACAAATTTGCACCGGACATGGCCCTATTTTGCGCAGCACCTGGCAAAATGCAGTCAACACTTCAGAAGAACTGGCCAGACAGGCTCTGCAGCTACCCGACAAGCGAAGGGTTTTTATTGGATATGTATCTGCTTACCACAACACGGCTCAACTGGCTGAGAGTATAGCTGAAGGCATTAGAAGTGCAGGCGAAATTGACGTTCGTTTACACGACATTGAAACCATGCCTCTTGGTGAAATTGACGAAGAACTATCAAAAGCCGCTGGCTTTATCCTGGGAACACCTACCATTAATCAAAATATTCTTCTTCAGATTTATCAGGTTTTTGCGCTCATCAATCCTTTAAGGGATAAAGGGAAACTTGCCGGAGCTTTCGGTTCATACGGGTGGAGTGGTGAAGGACTCAAACTGATGGAATCAAACCTGACCACGCTCAAACTTAAGCTGGCTGGCGAAAGTTTATTTATTAAATTTACACCTCATAGCAACGAGTTAGAAAAAGCACGGGCATATGGCAATAATTTTGGCAAACTTTTGTTAGAGCAGGAATTAATTGTTGATTCTGAATGCTAA